A window of Photobacterium sp. GJ3 contains these coding sequences:
- a CDS encoding polysaccharide export protein, with the protein MDFSKKLIFSAVASLLLAGCTVVPGSHLSLPDNKQQEDNDAFSVSEQVNVYPLTPSVIRQSKRPEASARTNPALDAELNGYEYYIGPGDILNITIWDHPELTIPAGSYRSSSESGNWVHADGTIFYPYIGTVLVGGKTVTQVRDEISRRLAAFIESPQVDVNVAAFRSQKAYVTGEVNTPGQQPITNVPLTLLDAINRAGGLAKDADWRNVTLTRQGGEQPISLYALMQRGDLTQNRLLRPGDIIHVPRNDAQKVFVMGEVNAPQLLKIDRAGMTLTEALSSVGGINELEADATGVFVIRNVHKAQSGVVQTTTVQTNQVMADIYQLNIQDAAALVLGTEFELEPYDVVYVTAAPIARWNRVIRQLLPTITGFNQLTEGAVRVRDW; encoded by the coding sequence ATGGATTTCTCTAAGAAGCTCATTTTTTCTGCTGTCGCTTCACTGTTATTAGCAGGTTGTACAGTCGTCCCCGGTTCCCACCTGTCGTTACCAGACAATAAACAACAAGAAGACAATGATGCGTTCAGTGTGTCTGAACAGGTCAATGTATATCCGTTAACGCCTTCCGTGATTCGTCAGTCCAAACGTCCAGAAGCCTCGGCAAGAACAAACCCCGCGCTGGATGCAGAACTCAATGGCTATGAATACTATATCGGACCGGGTGACATCCTGAATATTACCATTTGGGATCACCCTGAGCTGACGATACCGGCCGGTTCTTACCGAAGTTCGAGTGAATCAGGCAACTGGGTACATGCAGACGGAACAATCTTTTACCCTTACATCGGAACGGTTCTGGTGGGGGGGAAAACCGTAACCCAGGTGCGCGATGAGATTTCCCGCCGTCTGGCCGCTTTCATTGAAAGCCCGCAGGTGGATGTGAATGTGGCTGCGTTTCGTTCTCAGAAGGCGTACGTAACCGGCGAAGTGAACACGCCCGGGCAACAACCGATCACTAATGTGCCATTAACCCTGCTGGATGCTATAAACAGAGCAGGTGGTCTGGCAAAAGATGCCGACTGGCGAAATGTCACATTAACGCGGCAGGGCGGTGAACAACCGATATCGCTGTATGCGCTGATGCAGCGTGGCGATTTGACTCAAAACCGTTTGTTGCGCCCGGGCGATATCATCCATGTGCCACGAAACGACGCACAAAAGGTTTTTGTGATGGGTGAAGTAAATGCTCCACAACTGCTGAAGATTGATCGTGCAGGTATGACACTGACTGAAGCCTTAAGTAGTGTTGGCGGTATCAACGAACTGGAGGCGGATGCCACGGGGGTGTTTGTGATTCGGAACGTACACAAAGCCCAATCTGGCGTTGTGCAAACCACCACCGTGCAGACCAATCAGGTGATGGCAGATATCTACCAGTTGAATATTCAGGATGCGGCTGCATTGGTGTTGGGCACAGAGTTTGAACTGGAGCCCTATGATGTGGTGTATGTCACCGCCGCACCCATTGCGCGCTGGAATCGCGTGATTCGTCAGCTCCTGCCGACCATTACCGGGTTTAACCAGCTCACTGAAGGTGCGGTAAGAGTAAGGGATTGGTAA
- a CDS encoding low molecular weight phosphotyrosine protein phosphatase, with amino-acid sequence MFNHILVVCVGNICRSPSGEALLKQLLPGKNIRSAGLSTEKSGLSGKSADRMATDIAAENGICLDGHQAQQLTADLCREFDLILVMEKGHLDVVASIAPEARGKTMLFGQWIGQQDIPDPYRMSREAYEHTYQLIDKAAHAWAQKL; translated from the coding sequence ATGTTTAATCATATACTGGTGGTGTGCGTCGGCAATATTTGTCGCTCTCCATCCGGGGAGGCGCTGTTAAAACAACTGCTCCCCGGTAAAAACATTCGCTCGGCCGGGCTCAGTACCGAAAAAAGTGGCCTGAGTGGTAAATCCGCTGATCGCATGGCGACAGACATTGCTGCTGAAAACGGGATTTGTCTGGATGGTCATCAGGCACAACAACTGACCGCTGATCTGTGTCGTGAGTTTGATCTGATTCTGGTGATGGAAAAGGGTCATCTTGATGTTGTGGCGTCTATTGCGCCGGAAGCCCGGGGTAAAACCATGCTGTTCGGACAATGGATTGGACAACAGGATATTCCGGATCCCTATCGTATGAGCCGGGAAGCTTATGAACACACTTATCAGTTGATAGATAAAGCGGCTCATGCCTGGGCACAAAAGCTGTAA